AGGCAGCAGCATGGTGTCGAGATCAATAAAGGTCGCTGTAATCAATGCGAAGGTGAAAAAGATCAGCGCAATAGCGTAGAAACTAAAACCAAAGTGACTCGCCACCACGGTACAAAGTGTTGCAGTAAGCAATTCTACCAAAGGGTAGCGAGCACTGATTGGATTCGAACAACTGTGGCACTTGCCCTTTAAGAACAACCAGCTCAAAACGGGGATATTGTCGATGACTCTTAATTGGGTGTCGCATTTCGGGCAAGTCGAACGTGGAGTGCTAAGATTAAATTCCCCTTCAGGTGCTGGAATTTTATATTGAGAAAAATATTCGGAGCACTCTTGTTGCCACTCACGTTCCATCATAATCGGTAATCGATGAATTACAACGTTGAGAAAGCTGCCGATAAGAAGGCTAAAAATGAAAGCTAATACAGGGAATAGCCAAGGATAGTATTGAAGTACTTCCATAGTGTCTTGTTACCACGTGATCTATATGAGTCGAAGTTTGCTACTCA
The Vibrio kanaloae genome window above contains:
- a CDS encoding prepilin peptidase, with the translated sequence MEVLQYYPWLFPVLAFIFSLLIGSFLNVVIHRLPIMMEREWQQECSEYFSQYKIPAPEGEFNLSTPRSTCPKCDTQLRVIDNIPVLSWLFLKGKCHSCSNPISARYPLVELLTATLCTVVASHFGFSFYAIALIFFTFALITATFIDLDTMLLPDQITLPLVWSGIALALFNISPVSLQDSVVGAMAGYLALWSVYWLFKLLTGKEGMGYGDFKLLAALGAWLGWQHLPMIILLSSLVGLIFGLIQLRLKQQGIDKAFPFGPYLAIAGWVSLMWGNDIMDWYFTSVLGI